A window of Pirellulales bacterium contains these coding sequences:
- the pstB gene encoding phosphate ABC transporter ATP-binding protein PstB: protein MIQVQATNGNGIAHKNGNASENNVVINCDIKELYYGTFKAVRDTNIPIQGGSVTAFIGPSGCGKSTVLRCLNRMNDLVRGFRFKGHVHFRGNDIYGPTIDPVAVRRHIGMVFQQPNPFAMSIYRNVSFGLRLNGYKGDKAERVEAALRGAALWDEVKDKLHKSALALSGGQQQRLCIARAIATEPAVLLMDEPCSALDPIATRKIEELMTELKKRFTIAIVTHNLQQAQRVADKTGFLYVDTTQGGRTGYLVEFGDSKQVFESPQEKYTQEYIRGEFG, encoded by the coding sequence ATGATCCAAGTTCAAGCAACCAACGGCAACGGCATCGCCCACAAGAACGGCAATGCCTCGGAAAACAATGTGGTCATCAATTGCGACATCAAGGAGCTTTACTACGGCACGTTCAAAGCCGTTCGCGACACGAATATCCCGATTCAGGGCGGATCGGTGACGGCGTTTATCGGCCCGTCGGGCTGCGGCAAGAGCACGGTGCTGCGATGTTTGAACCGCATGAACGACCTCGTACGCGGTTTTCGTTTCAAGGGTCACGTCCACTTTCGCGGCAACGACATCTATGGTCCGACGATCGATCCCGTGGCCGTGCGGCGGCATATCGGCATGGTTTTCCAGCAGCCGAACCCCTTCGCCATGAGCATCTATCGCAATGTCTCGTTCGGGCTGCGGCTCAACGGATACAAAGGCGACAAGGCCGAACGGGTGGAAGCGGCCCTCCGCGGCGCGGCCTTGTGGGACGAAGTGAAAGACAAGCTGCACAAAAGCGCGCTCGCGCTTTCGGGCGGCCAGCAACAACGGCTGTGCATCGCCCGGGCGATCGCCACCGAGCCCGCCGTGTTGCTGATGGACGAACCCTGTTCCGCCCTCGATCCGATCGCCACGCGCAAGATCGAAGAACTGATGACCGAGCTGAAGAAGCGATTCACGATTGCGATCGTAACGCACAATTTGCAGCAGGCGCAGCGCGTGGCCGACAAGACCGGCTTTCTGTATGTCGACACGACGCAAGGCGGCCGCACCGGCTACCTGGTCGAGTTCGGCGACAGCAAGCAGGTCTTCGAAAGTCCGCAGGAAAAATACACGCAAGAATATATCCGCGGCGAATTCGGTTGA